TGACTGTGCCAGCGCCGTAGCACCCGTAGGATCTTCGTCCAGTTCTCGgccaatggcttcatcagcctcctcctcgcgctGGTCCTGAATCTTGCGCTCTTCAGCGCGCCATTGATCGTAGAGCTTGTgcatcttcctctccttcctcGTACGGTAGACCTTGAGAccagcctcatccttgccatccttgacaacCGTCTTTTTTGTGAGGCCAGCAACGGGCAGGGCAGCATCTACACGGTGAGAGAAGGACCGCAGATCCTCTCCAGGCCGGATCTTGAGCTCTGGTGCCTGTTCCTTCGCAGTCGGCTTGCCCTCGGTTCCATCGTCGAGCCCAGACCTCACTTTCTTGCCCTGTGCGACAGCCATGAGCCGCCTAAACGCTCTCGGTGCGTCGTTCTCCTTGCGcgccttcttgcccttttttcccttttggGAACCATCTTTTCCGGCATTCTTCGATCCGACAGGTAAAGCTCGCGCTCGTTGGGAGGGGGGCAGATTGAATCTACAAACAAGTGTCAGAAGCGCAAACGGAGGTTCATTGTAGAGGGCATCAGACTCACTCtgcttcgtcgtcgccccTCTTTCTCTTGTGTTTGTGCGGCATGGCTGCAGCTGGAAGAggatataataataataattctCCTTATTTACTTTCGAAACAGTAGTCGTTTGATCCGGGGGCGTGATCGCGAAGTTGCAAGGTCGTCAAAGAGACattgaagttgaagttgtcGCAGTTGGATGGAGCAGTCCAAAAATTCTCTTATCGGTGCTATCTGGGGCTTATCGTTCTAAGAGGTCACTGGCCGTTCGAGTACAGCCCCAGCCTCCCAAATAACGTACCCCCGTAGGTATTTCCGATTAAAAATACTTGACCAAAATGCTCTATACTTGCCGGACTCGGCCGAGTTCATGATTCTTCAAGACACCAACTTAGAGATTCACCTTTGTGGGCAATGAGACCTTCGTCGGGCCGTGGGGACATAATTTAGAGTATAATATACaaagaaagatataaaatagaTGAACTCTACTCTAAACGCTTTATGCATGAGCTTAGTTTCATAATCACAAGCCTTAAATGCTTTGGTTTGCGGATTAAATAGGTAGGCAGATAGAATCACCAACTCAGTATTTTACTAGTCACTCATTCTTGCTTTGCCTTTTTCATGAATTCTTAAAAATATTCACACGGTTCCATGTCGATAGCAAATCTCAAACCTATCcatctcgccctcggcgccgTTGAACGGAGATGAACCTAGCTATCCATGTCGAGTGGGGCCTCCGCCTCTACCGAACAGCAAcagccatggtggtgagACTTCCAATGAGACTCTTTCACTGCATATCCATGGAACGGCGAATATCCTCAACATAATAACAACATCTTTATGGGATCCATGTCAGATTCAAGGCCAATCTTTGTTTGAAACATGGCTTCACGCAAACCCAAAGCCCAAAATGAGGCCAACAAAGCGGCACCCGGCCTTACCGCTCAACGAAACCCCTATGTCTTCGCCTTGGGTATGGTCGGAGCAGCTTTGAGGCAAGTCTCGACTCCTTTTAATCTCTTACTCACCAGCTGACTATAAGAAGCACCATGGCCCTTGTGCTGGCCCTCATTGTTGGCGTCACACCCCTGATTTGGTCTCAGGGCTCAGGTTCATCAGCAGTCGAGCCTACGTACAATCCAACTCTTGGACTCGGCTCAGCACTTCCAATTCCTTGTCATTCACACAACGACTATTGGAGGAGAATTCCCTTTTACTCGGCCATCAACGCTGGCTGTATTGGTATCGAAGCAGACGTGTGGGTGGTTCAGGGTGAACTGTTGGTCGGTCATAACCTGGGATCCCTTTCCAGCGGCCAGACTTTGACGTCGATGTACATTCAACCTCTGGTTGAACTGCTCCAGACAAAGAACTCAGTCAAAGATCCAAACATCCCCTTTCGAGGGGTGTACGATCACGACCCCAGCCAGACGTTGGTCTTGCTGGTGGACTTGAAGGCCGACCCCAACAGCTCTTGGCCGCTTTTGTTGGAAAGACTGGAGCCTTTGCGTCAAAGAGGATGGTTGAGCCATGTGAACAACGGCGCTTTCATCTCAAGGCCCATCACAGTCGTTGGAACCGGCGATACCGAAGTTCGTTTGGTGAATGAGGAGACTCCTTTTCGAGACGTCTTCTTTGACGCACCGCTTAACGAACTCGAGGAAGGGGAGTTCAGCTCTCTCAACTCGTACTACACCAGCGTGTCGTTCGAGAAGACGATCGGCAAGATTGGCCGTGGAGGTCTTCAGCCGGcgcagctggccaagctgcgGAATCAGATTTCCCAGGCTCACAGTCGAGGACTCAAGGCACGATATTGGGGCATGCCCTACTGGCCGATTCATGTGCGGGATCAACTCCGAGAGCTTCTAATCGATGAAGGTGTTGATGTCCTCAACGCTGACGACCTGgtggaggccaaggacatATTTGCCAGGCGAGGACGCTTGGTCGAGTAAAGTCGATAGCATTGTATCAACACAGACCGATCTATCCATGCCGACAAACCGTGATATCACGAAGTTAATGTTGACGCTTTCTGCCGAGTTCCGCACATCCACCCTTGTCGAACCATCTATTCCCGAGTCTCCGGAATATCACCGAATGCAGACCCCATCTAGATCAGTACACACCTATGACACGTCATGGAGCACAACCCCGCAAGTTTGTCAGGAAAGGAAACCTCTCCGACATGCGGATCTGAGGTTCCTTGATAAGATCTCGCCTCTCCCTCATCCAAGAACCAACAACAATATCCCGCCAACATATCCTCCCtgcatcaccatggccaacgaaGGACGCATTGCTACCCTCGATGTGAGATACCCGTGATCCCGTTGTGTAAGAGTTTGTACTCATCATTCTCAACCAACCAGTCGACGGTTGCCGACAGGCTCCCGGTTTATTCCAAGCTGCTCTTCGACggcaaggccgccaagggtCTTAGCTTTGAGACAATCGCAAAGCATCTTGACAGGAGCGAGGTTGCTTGTGCGGCCCTGTTCTACGGCCAAGCCACAGCCTCACCTGAGGATATTGACCGCCTCTCGGAGCTGTTGGAAATCTCCAAGGAGACGTTGACAACCCAGATGACAGGGTTCCCTAACCGTGGCCAGGCTGGTCCCATGCCCCCGGTTGAGCCTCTCATCTACCGGCTATATGAGATTGTGCAGAACTACGGATACGCCTACAAGGCAATCTTGAATGAGAAGTTTGGCGACGGAATCATGAGTGCCATCTGCTTCTCTACCACCGTGGATAAGGAGGTGGATGAAGCCGGCTCTCCGTGGGTGGTTATCACACTGAAGGGCAAATGGCAAgtcctctcctcctcccaacGTCAAACTCACACTAACCGTCTCAGGCTCCCTTTCAGTCGTTTCTAAAGATAGTGTTGCTGTTAGTGAGTGGCAGTCGGCTGGCTGCTCATCCCGGATCCAACTCTCCCGCCTCATCCGCCGCCTCTACGGGTATTAAGCCGGTAACTCTTTTGAAATGAGTCAACAGGATTAGGCTATTACGAAATATCATGAAAATACGAGTCATTTTTCTTAAAGTCTCATCACTTAGACAGAGGCAGTTGTGGCCTCTGCTGAAGAACAATACTAAGCCCATACAAAGAAACCCCTGCTCCATATCCCTGCCTCCCACTTACTTGCATCACACGATGACATCCCACCTGCCATGTTCAGGAACAGGCTTGTTTTGACGTTCACTAGCGTCTTTGATGGAACATCGGCAAGTTTCTTCAGGTGCGCCATGACATGGTGGCGGTCGTGATCTTTTTGTCCCCTGACAACACCATATGAAGAACAATAGTAAGGCATCTCGCACGGATCACAGGCCTCACAACCAACGTCTCATCTTAGCAAGTCTTGGGTTTACACTCACTTGTCACAAATGTAAAAATGAGCTGGAGAAGTGATCAAAGTCCAAGTATAAAGAGGTCCTCATCCTTCCCCAAAACCAGAATCTTCAGAACACGACAAACACAAACATTTACTTACAAACAACACTCT
This genomic interval from Fusarium keratoplasticum isolate Fu6.1 chromosome 9, whole genome shotgun sequence contains the following:
- a CDS encoding Cyanate hydratase, translated to MANEGRIATLDSTVADRLPVYSKLLFDGKAAKGLSFETIAKHLDRSEVACAALFYGQATASPEDIDRLSELLEISKETLTTQMTGFPNRGQAGPMPPVEPLIYRLYEIVQNYGYAYKAILNEKFGDGIMSAICFSTTVDKEVDEAGSPWVVITLKGKWQVLSSSQRQTHTNRLRLPFSRF